In Erpetoichthys calabaricus chromosome 2, fErpCal1.3, whole genome shotgun sequence, a genomic segment contains:
- the lmo1 gene encoding rhombotin-1 isoform X1 — translation MVLDKEEGVPMLSVQPKGKQKGCAGCNRKIKDRYLLKALDKYWHEDCLKCACCDCRLGEVGSTLYTKANLILCRRDYLRLFGTTGNCAACSKLIPAFEMVMRARENVYHLDCFACQLCNQRFCVGDKFFLKNNMILCQMDYEEGQLNGSFETQVQ, via the exons GTGTGCCAATGCTTTCAGTGCAGCCCAAAGGCAAACAGAAGGGGTGTGCTGGCTGTAACAGGAAGATAAAGGATCGGTACTTGCTGAAGGCACTTGATAAATACTGGCATGAAGACTGTCTAAAGTGTGCCTGCTGTGACTGTCGGCTTGGAGAGGTGGGCTCCACACTGTATACGAAGGCAAACCTTATTCTGTGTCGCAGAGATTATTTAAG gctGTTTGGGACCACTGGGAACTGTGCAGCTTGCAGCAAACTGATCCCAGCCTTTGAAATGGTGATGAGAGCTAGAGAGAATGTTTACCATTTGGACTGTTTTGCCTGTCAGCTTTGTAATCAAAG GTTTTGCGTAGGAGACAAATTTTTCCTGAAGAACAACATGATTCTTTGTCAGATGGACTATGAGGAAGGACAGCTGAATGGAAGCTTTGAAACACAAGTTCAGTAG
- the lmo1 gene encoding rhombotin-1 isoform X2, with protein sequence MLSVQPKGKQKGCAGCNRKIKDRYLLKALDKYWHEDCLKCACCDCRLGEVGSTLYTKANLILCRRDYLRLFGTTGNCAACSKLIPAFEMVMRARENVYHLDCFACQLCNQRFCVGDKFFLKNNMILCQMDYEEGQLNGSFETQVQ encoded by the exons ATGCTTTCAGTGCAGCCCAAAGGCAAACAGAAGGGGTGTGCTGGCTGTAACAGGAAGATAAAGGATCGGTACTTGCTGAAGGCACTTGATAAATACTGGCATGAAGACTGTCTAAAGTGTGCCTGCTGTGACTGTCGGCTTGGAGAGGTGGGCTCCACACTGTATACGAAGGCAAACCTTATTCTGTGTCGCAGAGATTATTTAAG gctGTTTGGGACCACTGGGAACTGTGCAGCTTGCAGCAAACTGATCCCAGCCTTTGAAATGGTGATGAGAGCTAGAGAGAATGTTTACCATTTGGACTGTTTTGCCTGTCAGCTTTGTAATCAAAG GTTTTGCGTAGGAGACAAATTTTTCCTGAAGAACAACATGATTCTTTGTCAGATGGACTATGAGGAAGGACAGCTGAATGGAAGCTTTGAAACACAAGTTCAGTAG